Proteins from one Limanda limanda chromosome 9, fLimLim1.1, whole genome shotgun sequence genomic window:
- the aqp12 gene encoding aquaporin 12, which translates to MSGLNASLGYFVALVIFAASVRTLLKKWSQLSFVLEFASSFMLVGCWLEVQTIVEVGQWAGGLGPDVTVTILFVVLLTHGVVCGGASGNPNQVVLRFLQLEASILPTLLSVVSQFLGAHLAIHIATYYWSLELTDMHMIKNLMASSCSTSLLVSLPQGFFTECVCACIFHLVHLNLRRRSALIRVPLIAVLLTFLSHTASVFTSAYINPSLSYGLTFHCPGFTLTEYMVVYWLGPLTGMILGLFLYMGHIPRIFAKNLLYSQKTRFRAPKGDKAEKKKM; encoded by the exons ATGTCTGGACTGAACGCATCTCTCGGATACTTTGTGGCTTTGGTGATTTTTGCAGCGTCAGTTCGGACACTTCTTAAAAAATGGTCACAGTTGAGCTTCGTTCTGGAGTTTGCCTCCTCTTTCATGCTGGTGGGCTGCTGGCTGGAGGTGCAGACCATAGTCGAGGTGGGTCAGTGGGCTGGGGGCTTGGGTCCTGATGTGACTGTGACCATACTGTTTGTGGTGCTGCTGACCCACGGTGTGGTCTGTGGTGGAGCATCAGGGAATCCTAACCAGGTTGTGCTGAGGTTCCTGCAGCTGGAGGCCTCCATTCTTCCCACTCTGCTGTCCGTCGTGTCCCAGTTCCTCGGGGCCCATTTAGCCATCCATATTGCGACGTACTACTGGAGCCTGGAGCTGACTGacatgcacatgatcaaaaacCTGATGGCCTCGTCGTGCAGCACGTCCCTGCTGGTCTCTTTGCCTCAGGGTTTTTttacagagtgtgtttgtgcttgtatCTTTCACCTGGTCCATCTAAACCTGCGACGCAGATCTGCCTTGATCCGGGTCCCTCTGATTGCTGTCCTCCTCACATTCCTGTCCCATACAG CCAGCGTCTTCACCTCAGCTTATATCAATCCATCTTTGTCTTACGGCCTCACCTTCCACTGCCCTGGATTTACCCTCACAGAGTACATGGTGGTCTACTGGCTGGGCCCGCTCACAG GCATGATCCTGGGTCTGTTCTTGTACATGGGACATATTCCAAGGATTTTTGCCAAGAACCTTCTCTACTCCCAGAAGACTCGTTTCAGAGCGCCCAAAGGAGACaaggcagagaagaagaaaatgtga